ACCATTTGGCCGCTTAACTAGGTATATGACAGATAGAGTCACGAATAAAAAGAGAGGAGATATTATCTCCTCTCTTTCGTTATTAGCTTCTGATCAGCGTTGTGAGTACTATTTGCTTGCTACTTGATCTGGCTAAGTTTTGTTACCTAAAAATGACTATTTAAACGTCGACCAAATCGGAGCGTGGTCTGATGGTTTTTCGATACCACGTAGTTCGTAGTCGATGCCTGCTTCAGTACACTTATCAGCAAGCTTTTGAGTTGCTAATACCACGTCAATACGAAGGCCACGGTTGTCCACGAAACCTTTTGAGCGGTAATCAAACCAAGAGTATTGATCGTTTACTTCAGGGTGCAGTAAACGGAAGCTATCCACAAAACCCCAATCCATCAATGTTTTCAACCATTCGCGCTCTTCTGGTTGGAAAGAACACTTACCGGTTTTCAGCCAACGTTTCGCATTAGGTTCACCAATGCCGATGTCAGCATCAATAGGGCTGATATTGATATCGCCCATTACGATCACTTGTTCATCTTTATTGTGGTAATCGTTTAGGTAAGTCATCAAGTCTTTGTAGAACTCACGCTTGTAAGGGTATTTGGTTTCATGTTTGATGTTATCCCCTTGAGGGAAGTAACCATTTAGTACTGTAACCTTTTCACCGTTTTCATCTTCAAACGTTGCCATGATCATACGTTTTTGATGGTCTTCATTGTCGGTTGGAAAACCTTTCTGAACAGAGATTGGCTCTTGCTTACACAGCATAGCCACACCGTAGTGTGCTTTTTGGCCGTGAAAGTAAACCTTATAGCCCATCGCCTCAACATCAGCAATAGGGAAGGCTTCATCGTGTACTTTTATCTCTTGCAGACCAATTACGTCCGGTTGGTGTTTGTCGATAATAGCTTGCAGTTGGTGAAGGCGGGCTCTTAGGCCGTTGATGTTGAAGCTAATTACTTTCATTTATTTTTATACCTCTCGTAAACCTTTGCCTATAGTGCAGCAAAGATTATTTGATTTGGTGAGTTTGATAGTTAATCGTATTTAACCATGCTTAATAATGTATGTCGCCATTTGTAGAGACAAAATGGCGACATAAAACGACGTGACGACTTACGTTGAATCTATTGAGTCTTGAGTAAATCTAAAAAGAAGGCGTATTCGAGTGCGTCTTCTTTTAGTCGTTTAAATCTCCCAGATGCACCACCGTGACCAGCTTCCATGTCGGTTTTGAACACCAGTACATTGTTATCTGTTTTCATTTCACGCAGTTTCGCCACCCACTTCATTGGTTCAAAGTATTGTACTTGTGAATCATGTAGGCCTGTTGTCACCAACATGTTCGGGTAGTTTTGTACCTTGATGTTGTCGTACGGTGAGTAACTCAGCATGTAATCGTAGTAGGCTTTATTGTTAGGGTTGCCCCATTCGTCGTATTCGTTAGTCGTAAGAGGGATCGACTCGTCAAGCATGGTTGTTACTACGTCCACAAAAGGAACATGTGCTCCAATACCTTTATACAAATTAGGCGCTTGGTTGATGATCGCTCCCATTAGTAGACCACCAGCTGAACCGCCCACTGCGAATACTTTATCTTTAGCGCCGTAGCCTTCTTCAACTAGGCCCTTAGTTACATCGATAAAGTCATTGAACGTGTTTTGCTTGGTTAGCTTTTTGCCGTCTTCATACCAAGGACGCCCCAGCATTTCTGAACCACGGATGTGAGTAATCGCAAAAACGAAGCCTCTATCGAGCAGGCTGAGACGAGTCGAGCTGAAGGTCGGCTCAATGGTAGTACCGTAAGATCCATAGCCGTATTGGTAAATTGGGTTAGTGCCGTTTTTCTTGAATAAATCTTTGCGATAGACCAAAGAGACAGGTACTTGCTTACCATCGCGAGCCGTAATCATGATTCGTTCTGATTGGTAGTTATCCGCGTCGAAATCACCTAATACAGGCGTTTGCTTCATGATTTCGAATTCACCTGTACTGAGGTCAAAATCATAGTAAGTGCCTGGAGTCGTTAAGCTGCTGTAATAGACTCGAACTTTTGAGTTATCTAATTCATAGTTACTCGTTAGGTAAGCGGCGAAAGCGGTGTCGTTAAATTCAAGTGGGAACTCTTTACCTGTTGTGAGTTGGCGAACCTTGACTGTCGACAAGCCATTCGCACGTTGCTCGTAAACAAGATGGTCATCAAACAACTCGAAATCAACAAGCTGAGTGTTATCGTCTGCTGCAATGACATCGACCCATTTTGAGCGGTCATGCATGTCTTCAGCTGAGACTTTCATTAAACGAAAGTTGACCGCTTGGTAGTTGGTGTAGATGTAATACCAATCACCCAATTTAGCAATGCTGTACTCAATTCCAGTCTCTTTTGGGTAGAAAGCTTCGGCTTTAGCCTTTGGGTTGTTGGCATCGATGACTGACACACCACTGGTTTCTGTGCTCGAGTGCCAAATATAGACCTGTTCACCATCTTTGCTTTTACTCAATGAGGTGTAGTAAGCGCTGTCGGTTTCTTCGTAGATTAACTCATCGCTTGTTTGAGGTGTGCCTAAAACGTGGCGGTAAACTTGGTAACCTAGCAGTGTTTGTGGATCTTTCTTGATGTAGTAAAAGGCTTGGTTGTCGTTTTGCCACGCGATAGCACTCGAAGCACCTTCAATTTCGTCGTTTAGGTATTCACCTGTCATGAGGTCTTTAATCTTGATGGTGTAAATGCGGCGACTCAGGGTATCTTCGCCATAGGCCAACAAGTTTTCGTCTGGGCTGATCGTTAAGCCGCCAATACTGAAGAATTCATGTTCTTTTGCTAGTTCATTAACGTCTAAGATGACTTGCTTGTCTGTACCTAAAAAGTCTTTTTCTCGCAAGTGTACTGGGTATTCGTTGTCACCTGTGACTTTATTCGAGTAGTAGTAGCTGCCTTTACGCACCGGTACCGAATTGTCGTCCTTCGCGATTCGGCCTTTGATCTCTTCAAATAACTGTCTTTGTGTTGATTCGGTATGCTTCAGCACGGTCTCTGCGTAGTGGTTCTCTTGCTCAAGATGCTGCAAAATCTCTGGATCTTGGCGTTCATCATCACGCATCCAGTAGTAATTATCGATTCGAGTATCACCATGAATCGTCATTGCATGAGGGACTTTCTTAGCAACAGGAGCTTGTGTCTGCTGAGCGACGAGTTGCGATGGAGAGTAGTGTTTCATGGTTGTTATTCCTTGATTGCTGCATCCGGCGACAAGCGCGGCCGATACGGCTAATGTGGTTAAAGCGAAACGCATCTGTATATCCTTAGTGTGCACCTTACTCGTTTTAATGCCAGCATCCTTTTCTATCAGAGCCTAGGTATCTTGGTTTTCTTCCAGTGATATTATTTATAATTGGATTCTGGATATGCACTTTCAACGTAAGTGTCTGTTATTGTTTTCAAAAAATCAAAGTAATGTTAAATGAAATTGAGGTAGACGTGAGGTGAGGGAAAACGTGCAACAAAAAAGGGACACACTTTTCAGTATGCCCCTTTTCTGTATTTGGGTAGGATTCGAGTGTTACTTTAGATAACCAGTGGCATTTCGTTTGAGTGGTCAGGCTTGCGATTAACCCAACGTAAACCAAGCATCACGATAAATGACATAGCAATCATCAGGCAACCGAGTGGCAGTTGGTCTTGAGCCGGGAAGAACGATGCCAATAGTGTTGCGATGCCAGCACCTAGGTTTTGCATACCACCTAAGATCGCGCCTCCTGTACCTGCATGGTATGGGAATGGCGATAGTGCCCCTGTTGTTGCTGCTGGGAATAAGATACCAGCACCCAAGAAGTAAATGGTTGCACCGCCAATCAAAGTTAGTGCTGTTGTTTGACCAAACAGACCCGGTATCAGTACCACGGCTGAACCGACTAAGATCGACACCAGGCCTACATTCAGTGCGCGGCGCTCTGAACGACGTTGTGCGATGTAGCTAGACAGGCCTGCACCCACTAAGTAGCCCGGGATAGGCAAAACAAACAACAAGCTTACTGTGGTTGCAGGTAATCCAAGTACGCCGCCAAGCAGTACACCAGCCGCTGCTTCAAATACTGCGACGCCCGCGAATGTTGCCACTAGTACTAGTAGGAAACCTTGGAAGCGTTTGTCAGACAGAACGAATTTGTAGCTGTTTACAACTGATTCGTTTTTGCGTCGCTCTTTTGGCAGAGTTTCCATCATGCTCGTCATCATGGTGATCACAACAGCGATACCAAATAGCGCGAGGAACAAGTAGCTGGAACGCCAACCGAAAGCTTCTGTTAGGTAACCACCTAAAACAGGCGCCATCAGTGGTGAGAAAATCACACACATGCTGATTAAGCTATTTGCACGGTGCAGCTCTGCTCCTTCAAAACAGTCACGAGTCAATGTACGAGACATTGCACCGCCACAACCTATGCCTAAACCTTGGATAAAGCTACCCACTAGGAACCATTGATATTCATGAGCGAACAATGCCACCAAAGTACCGATGATGTAGATGATCAAACCTGCAACGATGATAGGTTTACGACCTAGGCGATCAGAAAGCGGGCCGTAAATAAATTGCGACAGACCATAAGGGATCAGGTAACACGCCATCACCGCTTGCAGTGAAGACGCTGAAACCAAGAACTCACCTGCCATATGACCGATAGAAGGCACGTACATCGTTTGAGTCATTTGACCTACGGCTGTCAGAATAGCGATTAAAAAGGTAAGTTTCGCTAATGGAAACGAGGCGGACATTTGCGTATCTCTCCAATAATTAAAGACGTAAAAAGCCAAGCGCTCCATTGAGGAGAGCCAAGTGAATAAAGTGATTAGGGAATCTAGGCGCGAGATATTAGAGCTTGAATGCCGACTTAGCAATCAAAAAGTGTGAAGTTGATCAAGATAAAAATCTATAACTTGGATTAGAAAAAATAATCCGAAATCACTGCGTTTTAAAGATGTAGGGAGAGTCAGCTTCCTTGAAATATCGATGCTAGGTTATACCCAAAATGTTAGAGCAATAGGCCTATTGGCAATGATTGTATGAGTAGATTATTTTGAAATCACAGAAGCAACAGGTAAAAGGCATTGCTTGTTAACATTTATGTAAACTTTCGTTTTATATGTAAGCGATTTGTGCTGTAATTATTCGCTAAGCTATTCGTCTAACTCATTTACATTGTGTACAGCAATTTGTTGTCGGTGTGATAGTTATGGTTATGGAAGTCTTTTGGCTTAAATAAGGATATTAAATGCGCTCTCTATCGGTACAGTGGAAAATAACCCTCTTAGCAGGTTGTTGTTTAATCATTACGTCACTGTCTCTTATTGGTTTCTCGATCTACAACGCGACGAGCAATCAACAAGTCATCAAATCTCAAAGCTCAGAATCAGTTATCAATAAAACTCAGCAGTTGTTGGCGTCTGTTTCTCAGCTTAATGCCCAAGAAACTCAACGTTATGTTGACGAAGCCATTTACCGCGCAGAAATGCTTGCGGCTAGCGCTCAGTTCTTAAAGAATAATGCGGATGAAAACTTTACACCAAGTGAAGAACTTCGTACTGCCTTGGATGAAATGATCCGTCGCTCGGTTTTAAACTTCGACTCTATTCAAGGTGCGTATCTAGTTTTCAAACCTGACTTGCTCGATGGGGAAGACGCAAACTATGTCGATGCCGACTATGTTGGTTCTAACGAAAGAGGGCGTTTCGCACCTTACTGGAAGGTGGCAGATAATGGTGAGAATGTACTTTCGAACGTACTTTCAGAATCAACATTGGATGACAACAGTAATAGCGAACGCTTTTACTGTCCTTTATCTTCTGGGCAAACTTGTATCAGCACACCTAGAGTCGTTAATAGTGGTGGTACAGCACTTCTGACATCTTCGATTTCAGTTCCTATTTTAGTTGATGATGTTGCAATTGGTTTTCTTGGGATTGACTTAAGACTCGATGGCTTAACGAGTGTGGTCACTCAATCTGATCAGAGCTTATTTGATGGTGCTGGTAAAGTTTATGTGGTTAGCCTAGATGGTTCAGTCATCGCTTCAGACGACTCTAGCATTGCAGTCGGTTCTAATTTCCAAAGCGACAATACCAATAGCGATCGAATGACCGATTTTATCTTCGGCGGCGAAGTAACAACGCAATGGAGTGAGAATGGCGAGTGGTTACTTGCGTTTGCACCTGTTGTTGCAGCTAATCAAACTTGGGGTGTGTTGTTTGAGATACCGAGAGAAAGTGTCGTCGCTGATGCAAACAAATTGGATTCCATCATTAGCACCAAGCTAAGTGAAGGTATCAGAACAGAAGTGATTGCCGGTATGGTCTTTATCGTTTTTGGTCTAGCCATTATCGCGTTTGCTTCATTGTCTATTGTGAAACCGATTCGTCAGGTAGTGGAGCGACTGAACGATATCGCTTCTGGTGAAGGCGATTTGACTCAGCGCTTAGAAGTGAAATCTCAAGATGAAATCGGCCAGCTAGCGAAAGGCTTTAATCTGTTTCTAGATAAGCTACAACACACGATCAAAGAAGTCATTCATACCACTGAGCAAGTGGCGAGTACGACAAGCCAGGCTAAAGCATCGGCATCAAGCACTCGAGAAAGCAGTGAGTCTCAATTTAAAGAAGTCGATCTGGTAGCAACAGCGGCAGAAGAGATGACCCAAACTGCGGGCTTAGTGGTACAAAATGCAGAAGTGGCCGTTGATGCAGCGTGCGAAGCGAATCGTTCAGCTCAGCAAGGGCAACAAGTTATTGAGCTTTCAGCCGG
This region of Vibrio sp. BS-M-Sm-2 genomic DNA includes:
- the xthA gene encoding exodeoxyribonuclease III — its product is MKVISFNINGLRARLHQLQAIIDKHQPDVIGLQEIKVHDEAFPIADVEAMGYKVYFHGQKAHYGVAMLCKQEPISVQKGFPTDNEDHQKRMIMATFEDENGEKVTVLNGYFPQGDNIKHETKYPYKREFYKDLMTYLNDYHNKDEQVIVMGDINISPIDADIGIGEPNAKRWLKTGKCSFQPEEREWLKTLMDWGFVDSFRLLHPEVNDQYSWFDYRSKGFVDNRGLRIDVVLATQKLADKCTEAGIDYELRGIEKPSDHAPIWSTFK
- a CDS encoding S9 family peptidase yields the protein MKHYSPSQLVAQQTQAPVAKKVPHAMTIHGDTRIDNYYWMRDDERQDPEILQHLEQENHYAETVLKHTESTQRQLFEEIKGRIAKDDNSVPVRKGSYYYSNKVTGDNEYPVHLREKDFLGTDKQVILDVNELAKEHEFFSIGGLTISPDENLLAYGEDTLSRRIYTIKIKDLMTGEYLNDEIEGASSAIAWQNDNQAFYYIKKDPQTLLGYQVYRHVLGTPQTSDELIYEETDSAYYTSLSKSKDGEQVYIWHSSTETSGVSVIDANNPKAKAEAFYPKETGIEYSIAKLGDWYYIYTNYQAVNFRLMKVSAEDMHDRSKWVDVIAADDNTQLVDFELFDDHLVYEQRANGLSTVKVRQLTTGKEFPLEFNDTAFAAYLTSNYELDNSKVRVYYSSLTTPGTYYDFDLSTGEFEIMKQTPVLGDFDADNYQSERIMITARDGKQVPVSLVYRKDLFKKNGTNPIYQYGYGSYGTTIEPTFSSTRLSLLDRGFVFAITHIRGSEMLGRPWYEDGKKLTKQNTFNDFIDVTKGLVEEGYGAKDKVFAVGGSAGGLLMGAIINQAPNLYKGIGAHVPFVDVVTTMLDESIPLTTNEYDEWGNPNNKAYYDYMLSYSPYDNIKVQNYPNMLVTTGLHDSQVQYFEPMKWVAKLREMKTDNNVLVFKTDMEAGHGGASGRFKRLKEDALEYAFFLDLLKTQ
- the emrD gene encoding multidrug efflux MFS transporter EmrD — translated: MSASFPLAKLTFLIAILTAVGQMTQTMYVPSIGHMAGEFLVSASSLQAVMACYLIPYGLSQFIYGPLSDRLGRKPIIVAGLIIYIIGTLVALFAHEYQWFLVGSFIQGLGIGCGGAMSRTLTRDCFEGAELHRANSLISMCVIFSPLMAPVLGGYLTEAFGWRSSYLFLALFGIAVVITMMTSMMETLPKERRKNESVVNSYKFVLSDKRFQGFLLVLVATFAGVAVFEAAAGVLLGGVLGLPATTVSLLFVLPIPGYLVGAGLSSYIAQRRSERRALNVGLVSILVGSAVVLIPGLFGQTTALTLIGGATIYFLGAGILFPAATTGALSPFPYHAGTGGAILGGMQNLGAGIATLLASFFPAQDQLPLGCLMIAMSFIVMLGLRWVNRKPDHSNEMPLVI
- a CDS encoding methyl-accepting chemotaxis protein; the protein is MRSLSVQWKITLLAGCCLIITSLSLIGFSIYNATSNQQVIKSQSSESVINKTQQLLASVSQLNAQETQRYVDEAIYRAEMLAASAQFLKNNADENFTPSEELRTALDEMIRRSVLNFDSIQGAYLVFKPDLLDGEDANYVDADYVGSNERGRFAPYWKVADNGENVLSNVLSESTLDDNSNSERFYCPLSSGQTCISTPRVVNSGGTALLTSSISVPILVDDVAIGFLGIDLRLDGLTSVVTQSDQSLFDGAGKVYVVSLDGSVIASDDSSIAVGSNFQSDNTNSDRMTDFIFGGEVTTQWSENGEWLLAFAPVVAANQTWGVLFEIPRESVVADANKLDSIISTKLSEGIRTEVIAGMVFIVFGLAIIAFASLSIVKPIRQVVERLNDIASGEGDLTQRLEVKSQDEIGQLAKGFNLFLDKLQHTIKEVIHTTEQVASTTSQAKASASSTRESSESQFKEVDLVATAAEEMTQTAGLVVQNAEVAVDAACEANRSAQQGQQVIELSAGEMRKLVERMSSAVPIVEELAKNNGNITEILSVIEGISEQTNLLALNAAIEAARAGEQGRGFAVVADEVRNLASRTQSSVGEIRAVIDKVHAGTQDVVEAIQEGNILANDTALHVQNAVEDLGSIFTSIEAISDMNSQIVRAAEEQQSVSGEVNQSVVNIRDLSARILEQAAASEQVGTEIDQLSQQQQKLVNQFKV